A region of Etheostoma cragini isolate CJK2018 chromosome 2, CSU_Ecrag_1.0, whole genome shotgun sequence DNA encodes the following proteins:
- the tnip2 gene encoding TNFAIP3-interacting protein 2 isoform X1, giving the protein MDNVSTNSDNDMLKDKLRSCSTLNTLYHETRQEIELLNKQIHVKDNVIADLKARLGRYETIYMSVGDNESVVIGPSKSLLESLCKEICKLKQKRNEMEFKASRQTEEIQRLTVKLREKEQELESVRCQPDHEKDQEIHRLRSALEERDRSEATRAVLCTSLAEEADQLRSQLGATVKVCQELLARMEKDKKGGGEVEDVAQQQKSKEMTECFNKSGVTAQIYQLQEENQQLKQRVAYVQSLNSQWQKYDSSREDYIRGLCLRLKETSGPGLMPGLGSISTGLLHQEISRLNGLLEEKMSECAQTRREVEEMRRQDQESIQTLKQQVLIYADDFKSERADRERAQGQIQDLKEQVHQLKQQLHKQQGASRENREVVPMCRVHIGHRITSRRHKDSSEPLLRVAAEMQQPPAAVPAATPSPAWNQCPGLSELQCPRCLATFSDTDAAEYLNHCEECAKL; this is encoded by the exons ATGGATAACGTCAGTACAAACTCTGATAACGACATGCTGAAAGACAAACTGCGGAGTTGCAGCACGCTGAACACCCTGTATCATGAGACGCGGCAGGAAATTGAGCTCCTGAACAAACAGATTCATGTCAAAGACAACGTTATCGCGGATTTGAAAGCGAGGCTGGGGAGATATGAGACGATCTACATGAGTGTGGGGGACAACGAGTCTGTGGTCATCGGGCCGTCCAAGTCTTTGCTGGAGAGCTTGTGCAAAGAAATATgcaaactgaaacagaaaaggaaCGAAATGGAGTTCAAGGCATCGCGACAAACTGAG GAGATCCAGAGGCTGACGGTGAAGCTCCGAGAAAAGGAGCAGGAGTTGGAGAGCGTCAGGTGTCAGCCGGACCACGAGAAGGACCAGGAGATCCACCGGCTGCGCTCGGCCCTGGAGGAGAGGGATCGGTCCGAGGCCACCCGAGCCGTCCTCTGCACATCTCTGGCGGAGGAGGCTGACCAGCTGCGCAGCCAGCTGGGCGCCACGGTGAAGGTGTGCCAGGAGCTGCTGGCAAGGATGGAGAAAGATAAGAAGGGGGGAGGAGAAGTGGAGGATGTGGCTCAGCAACAAAAGTcaaaggag ATGACAGAGTGCTTCAACAAGAGTGGTGTTACCGCCCAAATCTATCAACTTCAGGAGGAGAATCAACAGCTAAAGCAGCGTGTGGCATAT GTCCAAAGTCTGAATTCCCAGTGGCAGAAGTATGACTCCAGCAGGGAGGACTATATCCGAGGTTTATGCCTGAGGCTGAAGGAGACCTCCGGGCCGGGCTTGATGCCCGGGCTTGGCTCTATAAGCACCGGCTTGCTTCATCAGGAGATTTCCAGGCTCAACGGCTTGCTCGAGGAGAAGATGAGCGAGTGTGCACAAACGAGGAGAGAAGTGGAAGAGATGAGGAGGCAAGATCAAGAGAGCATCCAGACTCTGAAACAGCAG GTCCTCATCTACGCAGACGACTTTAAGTCAGAGCGTGCCGACAGAGAGCGGGCACAAGGCCAGATCCAAGACCTTAAGGAGCAGGTTCATCAGTTAAAACAGCAGCTACACAAACAG CAGGGAGCaagcagagagaacagagaagTGGTTCCCATGTGCCGTGTGCACATAGGACACAGGATCACCTCGAGGCgacataaggactcttcagagCCTCTATTGAGAGTCGCTGCTGAGATGCAGCAACCGCCTGCTGCGGTGCCGGCAGCAACACCGAGCCCCGCGTGGAACCAATGTCCAGGCCTATCGGAGTTACAGTGCCCGCGGTGCCTCGCCACGTTCAGCGACACAGACGCCGCAGAGTACCTGAACCATTGTGAAGAGTGTGCCAAACTATAG
- the tnip2 gene encoding TNFAIP3-interacting protein 2 isoform X2, translating to MDNVSTNSDNDMLKDKLRSCSTLNTLYHETRQEIELLNKQIHVKDNVIADLKARLGRYETIYMSVGDNESVVIGPSKSLLESLCKEICKLKQKRNEMEFKASRQTEEIQRLTVKLREKEQELESVRCQPDHEKDQEIHRLRSALEERDRSEATRAVLCTSLAEEADQLRSQLGATVKVCQELLARMEKDKKGGGEVEDVAQQQKSKEMTECFNKSGVTAQIYQLQEENQQLKQRVAYVQSLNSQWQKYDSSREDYIRGLCLRLKETSGPGLMPGLGSISTGLLHQEISRLNGLLEEKMSECAQTRREVEEMRRQDQESIQTLKQQVLIYADDFKSERADRERAQGQIQDLKEQVHQLKQQLHKQGASRENREVVPMCRVHIGHRITSRRHKDSSEPLLRVAAEMQQPPAAVPAATPSPAWNQCPGLSELQCPRCLATFSDTDAAEYLNHCEECAKL from the exons ATGGATAACGTCAGTACAAACTCTGATAACGACATGCTGAAAGACAAACTGCGGAGTTGCAGCACGCTGAACACCCTGTATCATGAGACGCGGCAGGAAATTGAGCTCCTGAACAAACAGATTCATGTCAAAGACAACGTTATCGCGGATTTGAAAGCGAGGCTGGGGAGATATGAGACGATCTACATGAGTGTGGGGGACAACGAGTCTGTGGTCATCGGGCCGTCCAAGTCTTTGCTGGAGAGCTTGTGCAAAGAAATATgcaaactgaaacagaaaaggaaCGAAATGGAGTTCAAGGCATCGCGACAAACTGAG GAGATCCAGAGGCTGACGGTGAAGCTCCGAGAAAAGGAGCAGGAGTTGGAGAGCGTCAGGTGTCAGCCGGACCACGAGAAGGACCAGGAGATCCACCGGCTGCGCTCGGCCCTGGAGGAGAGGGATCGGTCCGAGGCCACCCGAGCCGTCCTCTGCACATCTCTGGCGGAGGAGGCTGACCAGCTGCGCAGCCAGCTGGGCGCCACGGTGAAGGTGTGCCAGGAGCTGCTGGCAAGGATGGAGAAAGATAAGAAGGGGGGAGGAGAAGTGGAGGATGTGGCTCAGCAACAAAAGTcaaaggag ATGACAGAGTGCTTCAACAAGAGTGGTGTTACCGCCCAAATCTATCAACTTCAGGAGGAGAATCAACAGCTAAAGCAGCGTGTGGCATAT GTCCAAAGTCTGAATTCCCAGTGGCAGAAGTATGACTCCAGCAGGGAGGACTATATCCGAGGTTTATGCCTGAGGCTGAAGGAGACCTCCGGGCCGGGCTTGATGCCCGGGCTTGGCTCTATAAGCACCGGCTTGCTTCATCAGGAGATTTCCAGGCTCAACGGCTTGCTCGAGGAGAAGATGAGCGAGTGTGCACAAACGAGGAGAGAAGTGGAAGAGATGAGGAGGCAAGATCAAGAGAGCATCCAGACTCTGAAACAGCAG GTCCTCATCTACGCAGACGACTTTAAGTCAGAGCGTGCCGACAGAGAGCGGGCACAAGGCCAGATCCAAGACCTTAAGGAGCAGGTTCATCAGTTAAAACAGCAGCTACACAAACAG GGAGCaagcagagagaacagagaagTGGTTCCCATGTGCCGTGTGCACATAGGACACAGGATCACCTCGAGGCgacataaggactcttcagagCCTCTATTGAGAGTCGCTGCTGAGATGCAGCAACCGCCTGCTGCGGTGCCGGCAGCAACACCGAGCCCCGCGTGGAACCAATGTCCAGGCCTATCGGAGTTACAGTGCCCGCGGTGCCTCGCCACGTTCAGCGACACAGACGCCGCAGAGTACCTGAACCATTGTGAAGAGTGTGCCAAACTATAG
- the sfrp2 gene encoding secreted frizzled-related protein 2, giving the protein MKAFISIVTVLWLITIPCMEAIHGLYNFGEHDLFYKKKNCKPIPPNLLLCNNIEYAEMRLPNLLGHETMNEVLQQASSWIPLVQKQCHPDTRKFLCSLFAPVCLDELDDPIQPCRSLCESVRNGCAPVMSAFGFPWPKMLDCDRFPLDNDLCIRPASIDSFVPVTKEVPRVCDACKETDENDNEIVDNLCKNDFALKIKVKEISYINGDTKIVPDNKSKTIYKLNGITERELRKADLWLKDGLQCICEEMNDIHAAYLVMGQKMDGHLVITSLKRWQKGQREFKRISRSIRKLQC; this is encoded by the exons ATGAAGGCTTTTATTTCCATAGTGACAGTGTTGTGGCTGATAACAATACCCTGCATGGAAGCTATCCACGGATTATACAACTTCGGCGAGCATGACTTATTCTACAAAAAGAAGAACTGCAAGCCAATTCCTCCAAACCTCCTCCTGTGCAACAACATAGAGTACGCAGAGATGCGCCTCCCGAACCTGCTCGGGCACGAAACCATGAATGAAGTTCTGCAGCAAGCTTCGTCTTGGATCCCGCTGGTTCAGAAGCAATGTCACCCCGACACAAGAAAGTTCCTGTGCTCCCTTTTCGCTCCCGTCTGTCTGGACGAGTTGGACGATCCCATTCAGCCGTGCAGGTCTCTGTGCGAGAGCGTCAGGAATGGCTGCGCGCCCGTGATGTCCGCGTTTGGCTTCCCCTGGCCAAAGATGTTGGACTGCGACCGTTTCCCACTCGACAATGACCTGTGCATACGGCCTGCAAGCATCGACAGCTTCGTGCCAGTCACCAAAGAAG TGCCCAGAGTGTGTGATGCTTGCAAAGAAACAGATGAAAACGACAACGAAATAGTTGACAACCTGTGtaaaaatgactttg CTCTGAAGATCAAAGTTAAGGAGATCTCCTACATCAACGGGGACACCAAGATCGTGCCGGACAACAAGAGCAAGACCATTTACAAGCTGAACGGCATAACAGAGCGTGAGCTGAGGAAGGCCGACCTGTGGCTGAAGGACGGCCTGCAGTGCATCTGTGAGGAGATGAACGACATCCACGCTGCCTACCTGGTCATGGGCCAGAAGATGGACGGCCATCTGGTCATCACCTCGCTGAAGCGCTGGCAGAAGGGACAGCGAGAGTTCAAGAGGATTTCCCGCAGCATTCGCAAGCTGCAGTGCTAG